The genomic stretch TGGGTGGTCTCGGGGCTCAACCGGGAGCAGATCCGCACCGACCAGGTGACCTCCGCGTTGTGCAGCGCTGAAGCCACGATCCGGGAGATCCGCCCAGGCGTCGGCGGTTCGATCCGCTCCTCGCGCAGATGCTTGAGCAACTCCTCTCGTACCCGCTCGGGCCGCCGCTCGGCGTGCGCGACGTTCTCGGCCAGCCACACCGCCAGCTTCGTCGCGTCCGCGGTCGTGCAGGTGCGAAAGCCCAGGTGCGTGCGGATCTGACTGCGGTGGTACTCGATCGTCGAGCCGGACCACTCGTAGAAGCCGAGCTCTGAGGCCGGCACCTGAACCTGTTTGGCCACGTGCTCAACCACGTCGTCTGGCAGTTCCGAGCGGCCGCGCAGGAACCGGCCGTGCTGCGTGTAGAACTTCAGCAAGATCGCGAAGCCGAGTCGCGTGGCGTCGCGCTTTCCGGCGATGAGGTCGCGCTCTTCGTCCAGGATCGTCCAGTGCTCGACCAGCTCGTCGATGTGCATCGGGGGGTGTTTCATGACCGCCCAGCATTGACCAGGCAAGTCACAGCAAGATCAACGCCGTTTGGGGCTCATGACACGTTTCTTACCGGCACCTCTACAAGAGTCGTGCCCTCGCCAAGGTCGCCGGCGTCGCTCCCGACGGCACTGGCTCGCACCGGCTCATCATTGGCAGCGATGCCGGGCCCTTCACCGATCCGGACGGCTTCGTCTGGGAGGTGGCTCCCGCTGGAGTCGTCGCCGGCTCGTAGGCAGACCGGCGGCCACCCTCCTGACCGCGCTCGCCGTGACCCCGAGCGGCACCTCTCGGCCGAAGAACACCGCTAGCGCGTCGCGTCCAGGACCGGTTTCACGTCAACGATCGGGGTGCCGTCGATGGCCTCGAGATCGGCTACCCGCACCCGAAGCCCGTCGATCGCGAGCACCCGAACTCGGTGCAGACCGATGGGATTGGGCCGGTCGGAGGAACGGGTACTGAAGACACCGGTCAGCGGATTCCGCAGGTCATCGCGCGGATGTACCGCCAGCACGGATCGGTCGGCGAGGTGCAGCCACGTGAGGACGAACACCTCATCGCCGACCGTAAGATCACGGATACCGTCGGCCATTGCGGGATCGAACACCAGCCAAGCCTCGGGGCTGCCCTCCACACCCTGCTTCGGAGCGCTCGCGCGATCCGCCAAGGGCGACTCGACGACTCCGATTGGACGAATCTCGTACGTCACGACTCCTCCATACCGCGGGGGACTTCTCGTTGGCGGTGCAGCAGCGACTGCCGCGTTTTGATCGTGTCAAACACAAAGGCGTCATGATCGCCGGCGTAGGCGGCGCTCCGAGCCGGTCGCAGACGAACCCGCGAACCACCCGCATCGCGGCCATCGTGTCCCGCTTCGCAAGCTCGAGCAGATGCTGCATCTTGCCGGGGCTCAGTCCTCGACGCAAGCGCGCCTGTGATCTTGTCGCATGAGATGTCCATCGTCTCCCTTCTGGACAGGTCCGCCGGCGGCACCTGACCGGCCGCGGGCTAGGAGCCGATCGCGCGCAGGAACCGCCGGGCGATCGTATGCAGCTCCGCGGCCAGCTCGGGCGACCCCTCGACCGTGAAGTCCTCGCCGAGCATGGCCAGGTAGCCCGCCAGCATCAGCGGATCGTCCGACCCGGGCTCGAACACGCACCGGTCCTCCCCTACCGGCTGGATCTCGGCCGGCACCGGCAACCGCCTCGCCACCCGCTCGGCCGGCGCATGGACGATCACCCGAGCCCGGTAGCGCCAGGTCGCCTCGCCGACGCCACGGGCCACGTGCCGCGCGACGTCGCCCCCTTCCGGCAGCGGGCGCGGGGTGAAGCGAGGGCCCGCGGGCGTGCGGGGCTGGATGCGGTCGACCCGGAAGGTACGCCAGTCGTCGCGATCCAGGTCCCAGGCGAGCAGATACCAGCGGTGCCTGGTGTGCACGAGACGGTGCGGCTCGGTGGTGCGGACCGCCTGGCCGCCGTCGTATGTACGGTATTCGAAGCGCAGCCGCTCATGATCCCGGCACGCGGTCGCGATCGTGGTCAGGACACCGGCGTCGACGCTCGGCCCCGCCCAGCGCTCCGGCACCGTGTACACCCGCAGCGCCTCCACCCGGCGGCGCAGCCGCGGCGGCAGCACCTGCTGCAGCTTGACCAGCGCCCGGGCGGAGGTCTCCTCGATCCCGGCGACGGTGCCGCCGGCGGCCGTGCGCAGGCTCACGGCGATGGCCACCGCCTCCTCGTCGTCGAGCAGCAGCGGCGGCAGCGCCGCCCCCGCGCCGAGCCGGTAGCCGCCGGTCGGACCAGCCGTGGCGTGCACCGGGTAGCCGAGGCGGCGCAGCCGTTCCATGTCGTTGCGGATGGTCC from Nonomuraea polychroma encodes the following:
- the tsaA gene encoding tRNA (N6-threonylcarbamoyladenosine(37)-N6)-methyltransferase TrmO; its protein translation is MTYEIRPIGVVESPLADRASAPKQGVEGSPEAWLVFDPAMADGIRDLTVGDEVFVLTWLHLADRSVLAVHPRDDLRNPLTGVFSTRSSDRPNPIGLHRVRVLAIDGLRVRVADLEAIDGTPIVDVKPVLDATR
- a CDS encoding helix-turn-helix transcriptional regulator produces the protein MLETSARLLKLLSLLQARRDWTGDELAARLHVTTRTIRNDMERLRRLGYPVHATAGPTGGYRLGAGAALPPLLLDDEEAVAIAVSLRTAAGGTVAGIEETSARALVKLQQVLPPRLRRRVEALRVYTVPERWAGPSVDAGVLTTIATACRDHERLRFEYRTYDGGQAVRTTEPHRLVHTRHRWYLLAWDLDRDDWRTFRVDRIQPRTPAGPRFTPRPLPEGGDVARHVARGVGEATWRYRARVIVHAPAERVARRLPVPAEIQPVGEDRCVFEPGSDDPLMLAGYLAMLGEDFTVEGSPELAAELHTIARRFLRAIGS